From Misgurnus anguillicaudatus unplaced genomic scaffold, ASM2758022v2 HiC_scaffold_31, whole genome shotgun sequence:
AGTGTACAAAGTGTCTGTGATGAAGGGAGGAGATTCTTTTTTTCTACCCACTGGTGTTCAAATACAGCAAGATGATGTGAAAGTGTGGAAGTTTAAACGCACAGACTTAACTAACGGGATATTCTCAAACATGAATGTGAATCAACAGACCGGAGAGCTAAACATCACAAACATCAGAGCCGATCAGTCTGGAGAATATGAAGTTAAAATCGATGGCAGAAGTTTGATTTTACACAGGACATTCAATGTTTACTTCAGCGGTGAGTGATTTATGAAtaaatcaatgtaaacaatgttgttactgcaaaattaaacaattgctgCAGCTGTACATTATGACCAGAATTCAGAATATAGTCTGATAATCAAGTATTTTTTTAGCttacataaaataatacaaGATTTTAGTATagcataataataacaatacctAAACAACACCAAAAATtttgctaaatagcactaaaagcttaCAATAGGCGGTCAATTATAGTACTAGGTTCTCAACCTTTTGCAACTTACGGCCCACcaatgactgtttaaaacattcTGAGGACCACGTTTCTAAACATGATCGTATCAACGCAGAATAACAGAAAAATTGTACTTTTGTGTCACTAAAGTCATGAACGAGGAATGTCATTGCTGCCAATGGAAAAACAAGCCACATTTGGTGTAATTatgagaagaaaaaaaaaacatttaaagtagaatatgtaaagtaaagtaaagaacACGCAACATTATTACATGGAATTACATGCAACATGCACAATAATATGGGAAATGAAGGATACgtcattgttttttaaataaggcCTTTGGAGGAAACTGTCTTCGAATTGGGATGTACCCAGTGTGGGAGACATGGGGAGTTGCCTAGGGCAGCATTTAGGGTGGGAGTGCCGGCATGGCGCGTTCGTCACAAAAAACgaacacataaaacatttcaCAATTTTAGAACTCCCAGGATTATTAAATTCTTGCTGAATCCTAAAATGGATCAGGGTCAGTAAagcaattaaattatttttcagTAGGCTAATGAAATAGGACAAATGTCTGCATAATTTGCATAATCAAACAATGAAAAAATCAGGTAATTAAGGTAATTAAAAACAGCAATAAGCATGCTAGCAAGCATACACGTACACTGACACCTGTAGCGGCGAATTGCCACTTGCGCAGCACCTCAGCCATATCATTATTTGTGCTTTCTACAGGCAGATTCTCGCTCTCAGTTAACGTGCAGGGCAGGTGTGCTTTTCTGGTGGTAAAgacccataaaaggaatatggggtcaatcaGTTGTTACGGAAACCCCGTTCGAAAAataactttccgaaacttgtaggaaaaGGAGGCCTGAGTTTGGCCTAAAAAAATACTCAGTCACAAGcttaactgcttttttgacactgtgcttatgtttagcatgagggttacaactcttaaactgtgttaataagtcagaatgcatgaaataccattaaagaCCCTCCCCCCTCCCCTTTAATCTTTCTGGCTGTGTTTCgttttctgtgtgtttgtctctGTAACAGATAAAGTGATGTCAAGATCAGGGTTGGAGGGAAAATCCATCACTCTGAACATTGATAATGAAACACAGGCAGATGATGTGATCGAGTGGAAGTTTAAAAACACTCTCATAGCTAAAGTGGAAAGAAGAATCAGTCCCCTTTTATTACACAAGCCTGATGAGAGATTCAGTGACAGAGTCAATATTGATTTATTTGGTTCTCTCATCATCAATGACCTCAAAATTGAAGACACTGGACTTTATGATGTAAACATCAGTAACAGCAATCACTTCATTCACAAGAGATTCAGTCTTACTGTCACTGATGGTGagtgtttttatacagtttcaGTGTCTtaaagtgtgtgtttttaatgtatttatattacatGAAATCAACACAGATCTCAGCAGAAAAACATCATCTAAACCAATAAAGATCTAAACAACTAAAGTAGAAACTGTTGTAGAAATAATattcatacagatttttttCAGTTGCTAACAAGCATTGTTCAATACTGAAAGCACATTTTTCAAATCAGCGAAACAGAAGTCAGTGTAAACCAAACTGTGAACAATTTTTTATAGCTTTCATATAAAATGCATTCAGGGACCACACTTTTTCAAAATTCAGGAACTCTTTTCCCATTCATACTCAACAACATGCAGAAAACTCTGTATTTTCAGCatgtgataataataataataatacattttatttataatgtgCCTTTCTCAACTCAAAGTGCTAAACCAGCCTACCACCTCGACTCTATCACAAAGTaccaaagaaaaaaacaaaaaaatatatgttgaaaaATCAAAGTCTGGCTGCTGTGTGTGCAACGTGCATAACGGAGCATCTCACTACATCTCACTGCTCCTGCACCTCTTACTGTTCCTGTACCTCTCACTgcatctctcactgctcctgcaCCTCTCACTGGACCTTTCACTGCATCTCTTACTGCTCCTGCACCTCTCATTGAACCTTTCACTgcatctctcactgctcctgcaCCTCTCACTGGACCTTTCACTGCATCTCTTACTGCTCCTGCACC
This genomic window contains:
- the LOC129453036 gene encoding uncharacterized protein, whose amino-acid sequence is MSGLLVLCCFSLLVADVFGANDVTVSMMMGDDVTLPSQYVINNDNDLMWWFEGKIIAGSSHSKHTDERFNGRLELNRQTGSLTIRNISIKDTGVYTWHFMGRREEKKNFNVTVNDQVYKVSVMKGGDSFFLPTGVQIQQDDVKVWKFKRTDLTNGIFSNMNVNQQTGELNITNIRADQSGEYEVKIDGRSLILHRTFNVYFSDKVMSRSGLEGKSITLNIDNETQADDVIEWKFKNTLIAKVERRISPLLLHKPDERFSDRVNIDLFGSLIINDLKIEDTGLYDVNISNSNHFIHKRFSLTVTDEQNHWKTAGIILIVVVVVIVLGIIMKMC